A genomic window from Candidatus Andeanibacterium colombiense includes:
- a CDS encoding diguanylate cyclase, giving the protein MRLPKRKGFAAVVALVWAASAMASFALRDAMGGVLLLWFPSAIAASALFLARKGERFPVLLALALGNLLINAWFQLSPLRSAGYVVANLSEPLIVVTVARWVVGRRGIKTLRLRDMVMMFLGVVAGSLASALISLPFRPHQNTVQFVWWVLATMLGTTVGAPILLYLNDWVQKLRRGDASVTTVPKLFFVSLAVLFALSLATLDTRQVPAVSLVLMVLVFIVTRYGQIGASCGVVVFGLAGTLHSVGQASPAAYLSHMPPFEAGIVLQLFMLGMVATSLPLAALLVQNDRLALRLKARNARMRENLLLLNMAEEVARIGRWRYDPRSGEQDWSRQMFLINGLDPTLGRDPGDIKAMLPDGGDELFGQLAHHSSDKAPYSFEYRIRPPHGDERILKMYATNNFSEDGDLSQMFGVVMDVTEHHQRQEALDKERTRAMRLAAEAQYLAHTDPLTGLANRRRTITQLEKNVRRSQQDGRGMAVISFDIDHFKRVNDTRGHQIGDDVLMRIADIARAQARASDLIGRMGGEEFVWLLPGAGADEAKAAAERLRHAIEQESSEGGLPGVTASIGYALWRGSDDAAQLLARVDKALYRAKEAGRNKVREAA; this is encoded by the coding sequence TTGAGGCTCCCCAAGCGAAAGGGTTTTGCGGCGGTCGTCGCGCTGGTTTGGGCGGCCAGCGCAATGGCGTCGTTCGCGCTGCGCGACGCCATGGGCGGGGTGCTGCTGCTGTGGTTCCCCAGCGCGATTGCCGCTTCGGCGCTGTTCCTGGCCCGCAAGGGCGAGCGCTTTCCGGTGCTGCTAGCGCTCGCGCTGGGCAATCTGCTGATCAATGCATGGTTCCAACTGAGCCCGCTGAGATCCGCGGGCTACGTCGTCGCCAATCTCAGCGAGCCGCTGATCGTGGTGACCGTCGCCCGATGGGTGGTCGGACGGCGCGGAATCAAGACGCTGCGCTTGCGGGACATGGTGATGATGTTCCTCGGCGTGGTCGCGGGATCGCTCGCGAGCGCGCTGATCTCCTTGCCGTTCCGTCCGCATCAGAACACGGTTCAGTTCGTGTGGTGGGTTCTTGCGACCATGCTCGGCACTACGGTGGGCGCGCCGATCCTGCTCTACCTCAACGACTGGGTGCAGAAATTGCGCCGCGGGGATGCGAGCGTCACCACCGTTCCCAAGCTGTTCTTCGTATCGCTGGCGGTGCTGTTCGCGCTCTCCCTCGCAACCCTCGACACCCGCCAGGTGCCGGCGGTCTCGCTGGTGCTGATGGTGCTCGTGTTCATTGTCACCCGTTACGGCCAGATCGGAGCTTCCTGCGGAGTGGTCGTTTTCGGGCTGGCAGGCACGCTTCATTCGGTCGGCCAGGCATCCCCGGCGGCCTACCTCTCGCACATGCCGCCGTTCGAGGCGGGCATCGTGCTGCAACTGTTCATGCTGGGTATGGTGGCCACCTCGCTGCCGCTGGCGGCGCTGCTGGTTCAGAACGACCGGCTGGCGCTGCGGCTCAAGGCCCGCAATGCACGCATGCGCGAGAATTTGCTGCTGCTCAACATGGCCGAGGAAGTCGCCCGGATCGGCCGCTGGCGCTACGATCCGCGCAGCGGCGAGCAGGACTGGTCGCGCCAGATGTTCCTGATCAATGGGCTTGACCCGACATTGGGCCGCGACCCGGGAGACATCAAGGCGATGCTGCCCGACGGCGGCGACGAATTGTTCGGCCAGCTCGCCCATCATTCGAGCGACAAGGCCCCCTACAGCTTCGAATACCGCATTCGCCCACCGCATGGCGACGAGCGCATCCTGAAGATGTATGCGACCAACAACTTCTCCGAGGACGGCGATCTCTCGCAGATGTTCGGCGTGGTGATGGACGTCACGGAACATCATCAGCGGCAGGAAGCGCTGGACAAGGAACGCACCCGCGCGATGCGGCTGGCGGCGGAGGCGCAATATCTCGCCCATACCGATCCGCTCACCGGGCTGGCCAACCGCCGGCGCACGATTACCCAGCTCGAAAAGAACGTCCGCCGCTCCCAGCAGGACGGCCGCGGGATGGCGGTGATCTCGTTCGACATCGACCATTTCAAGCGGGTCAACGACACCCGCGGGCACCAGATCGGCGACGACGTGCTGATGCGGATCGCCGACATCGCCCGTGCCCAGGCGCGCGCCAGCGACCTGATCGGGCGGATGGGCGGCGAGGAATTCGTCTGGCTGCTGCCCGGCGCCGGGGCCGACGAAGCCAAAGCCGCGGCCGAACGCCTGCGCCACGCGATCGAGCAGGAAAGCTCCGAGGGCGGGTTGCCCGGAGTCACCGCCAGCATCGGCTACGCGCTGTGGCGCGGCAGCGACGACGCCGCGCAGCTGCTCGCGCGGGTCGATAAGGCGCTCTACAGGGCCAAGGAAGCCGGCCGCAACAAGGTGCGCGAGGCGGCCTGA
- a CDS encoding TIGR02281 family clan AA aspartic protease — MARQALSPYIAAMNLTTYWDTIAAFLADVPHHGLLLATVAAMVLGFAGGIVGRFAPAVGRLARGGSPLMLVGIFVAVVLQVSRFDPRFDVALPAIGLPQQVVEGGETRVPLADDGHFWVSAKVNGVPARFLVDTGATLTTLNAETARKVGLNGREGGLPVMMQTANGPVSAQLGTIGELSFGSVTARGLDAAIAPNIGPTNVLGMNLLSRLRGWRVENNVMILEPHHPQVQASGTGGD, encoded by the coding sequence ATGGCGCGGCAAGCCTTGTCTCCCTATATCGCGGCGATGAACCTCACGACCTACTGGGACACTATTGCCGCCTTCCTCGCTGACGTGCCGCACCACGGGCTGCTGCTGGCGACCGTGGCGGCGATGGTGCTCGGCTTTGCGGGCGGAATCGTCGGCCGCTTCGCGCCGGCTGTCGGAAGGCTGGCGCGCGGCGGATCGCCCCTGATGCTGGTCGGCATCTTCGTCGCGGTGGTGCTGCAGGTGTCGCGCTTCGATCCGCGCTTCGATGTCGCGCTGCCCGCGATTGGGCTGCCGCAGCAAGTGGTCGAAGGCGGTGAGACGCGCGTGCCGCTGGCGGATGACGGGCACTTCTGGGTCAGTGCCAAGGTCAACGGCGTGCCCGCGCGCTTCCTGGTCGATACCGGCGCGACCCTGACCACGCTCAATGCCGAGACCGCGCGCAAGGTCGGGCTCAACGGGCGTGAAGGCGGCCTGCCGGTGATGATGCAGACCGCCAACGGACCGGTTTCGGCCCAGCTCGGCACGATCGGCGAGTTGAGCTTTGGCAGCGTCACCGCGCGCGGGCTGGACGCGGCGATCGCGCCCAACATCGGGCCGACCAACGTGCTCGGCATGAACCTGCTCTCCCGCCTGCGCGGGTGGCGGGTGGAGAACAATGTGATGATCCTCGAGCCGCATCATCCTCAAGTGCAGGCCTCCGGCACCGGCGGCGATTGA
- a CDS encoding VOC family protein — protein sequence MSTPAARLAFFKLNVPDMDKALAFYGAVFGLAVTATFDEDEFLEHILGTPGQQDGLNLILVQYKDGREVAVGPGHGPVGFMTDDIDALFARAIGAGANPIVPVFDLGPVKVGIFLDPDGHEIELVQQNAA from the coding sequence ATGTCGACCCCCGCTGCGCGCCTCGCTTTCTTCAAGCTCAACGTGCCCGACATGGACAAGGCCCTCGCTTTCTATGGCGCGGTGTTCGGCCTCGCGGTGACCGCGACGTTCGATGAAGACGAGTTCCTCGAACACATCCTCGGCACGCCCGGACAGCAGGACGGGCTGAACCTGATCCTGGTGCAGTACAAGGACGGGCGCGAAGTGGCGGTCGGGCCGGGCCACGGCCCGGTCGGCTTCATGACCGACGACATCGACGCCCTGTTCGCCCGCGCCATTGGCGCGGGCGCCAATCCGATCGTGCCGGTGTTCGATCTCGGCCCGGTAAAGGTCGGGATTTTCCTCGATCCCGACGGGCACGAAATCGAACTGGTCCAGCAGAACGCGGCCTGA
- a CDS encoding MFS transporter, which translates to MASIADPQARFDVQAFIDERQIGWREILMLVVCSLVLFIDGFDMYFFGKILPAIAHGLHAEPADMDVVIFWTYAGMALGAFLMPPLADRIGRKPVLGLCALCFGILSIVAVWSDTVTHMAILRGLSGIFFSAMLPIGLALISEMTPKRWRALFMAFALVFFSAGNAASGAIAAWLLDLYGWQIGFWVGGVLGFLALPLLLLVPESLAFRLSRNPRDPKIPATIRAIDAGVPIHGGEDFHLGEARPSSGKGGPFALLQKRYLLQTILLWLACFLSLGNIALLTNWMPTFFQELGGIPIQQFAVSAMISFAGGATGTLIMGYLMDRVNAYWLIVLFFAVEAVSLYLLGQVPFTSGVFLGALIVWNFTQVGGQTGINNLATLAYPPELRSSGIGWAGGWGRIAGIALAPFAGGMAVRMKLPLELIMSWIALLAVGVAVLIALLGVFAPEPSLLPQKRQKPAEA; encoded by the coding sequence ATGGCGAGCATCGCCGATCCACAGGCGCGTTTCGACGTCCAGGCATTCATCGACGAGCGCCAGATAGGCTGGCGCGAAATCCTGATGCTGGTGGTCTGCTCGCTGGTGCTCTTCATCGACGGCTTCGACATGTATTTCTTCGGCAAGATCCTGCCGGCGATCGCGCACGGGCTGCATGCCGAGCCGGCCGACATGGATGTGGTGATCTTCTGGACCTACGCCGGCATGGCGCTCGGCGCCTTCCTGATGCCGCCGCTGGCCGACCGGATCGGACGCAAGCCCGTGCTCGGCCTGTGCGCTTTGTGCTTCGGCATCCTCTCGATCGTCGCCGTCTGGTCCGACACGGTGACCCATATGGCGATCCTGCGCGGGCTTTCCGGGATATTCTTCTCGGCGATGCTGCCGATCGGGCTCGCGCTGATCTCGGAGATGACGCCCAAGCGCTGGCGGGCGTTGTTCATGGCCTTCGCGCTGGTATTCTTCTCCGCCGGCAATGCGGCGAGCGGGGCGATCGCGGCCTGGCTGCTCGATCTCTACGGCTGGCAGATCGGCTTCTGGGTCGGCGGCGTGCTCGGCTTCCTCGCTCTGCCGTTGTTGCTGCTGGTGCCCGAATCGCTCGCCTTCCGCCTTTCGCGCAATCCGCGCGACCCGAAGATCCCGGCCACGATCCGCGCGATCGACGCCGGGGTGCCGATCCACGGCGGGGAGGATTTTCATCTCGGCGAAGCGCGGCCTTCTTCCGGCAAGGGCGGCCCGTTCGCCCTGCTGCAGAAGCGCTATCTGCTGCAAACCATCCTGCTGTGGCTCGCCTGCTTCCTGTCGCTTGGCAATATCGCATTGCTGACCAACTGGATGCCCACCTTCTTCCAGGAACTGGGCGGGATCCCGATCCAGCAATTCGCGGTCTCGGCGATGATCTCCTTCGCCGGTGGGGCCACCGGTACGCTGATCATGGGTTATCTGATGGACCGGGTGAACGCCTATTGGCTGATCGTGCTGTTCTTCGCGGTCGAGGCGGTGTCGCTGTACCTGCTCGGGCAGGTGCCGTTCACCAGCGGGGTATTCCTGGGCGCGCTGATCGTATGGAATTTCACCCAAGTCGGCGGGCAGACCGGGATCAACAATCTTGCGACCCTGGCCTATCCGCCCGAATTGCGCTCCAGCGGGATCGGCTGGGCCGGGGGCTGGGGGCGGATCGCCGGGATCGCGCTGGCGCCCTTCGCCGGCGGCATGGCGGTGCGGATGAAACTGCCGCTCGAGCTGATCATGAGCTGGATCGCGCTGCTAGCGGTCGGGGTCGCGGTGCTGATCGCGCTGCTCGGGGTCTTCGCGCCCGAGCCGAGTTTGCTGCCGCAGAAGCGCCAGAAGCCCGCCGAAGCCTGA